TTTGGGTCGGCACCAGAAATTCCAGCAGAGAGGTGCAGAGAATTGCCAATGATCCTACCTATGCACAGTCCATCAATGAATTCTCTGACCTTCCCAGTGTCCAACAGCAGTTTATCAGCTCCCTCAACAACGTGCTTGGTCAAGTCAAGCCGATGACAACTACTGTCCCGGGTAAGCCAGATTCCCGAACGCCTCTAGAAAACAGCACACTGAACCCTTCGTTGCAAAACGTGAAGTAGACCCTGAACAGTTTAAGTTAGCATTGCATGTGAGCAGAGCCGTGGGAAATTAGACTAACAAGCCAAGTTCTTGAACTGTAGGGactgttacattttaaagtgtttgtttattcACTCTTTGGTTTGCTTTAGgcaaagtttttgtcttttgaccAGTACAACCTTTAAATTTAGACCTTGCTTCAGGGCTTCATACTCATTAAATTTAGGCAGTTTTACTCTGAACAAAACGAGGTGTTATTATAGCAGACGGGACTAACATTTGGCCATTGGGTTGGTCGTAAAATAACTTAAAGGGTGGGAGAGTCGTTTCCCGTTTGCAGTTGCCAGCTAGCGCACGCATGCACCTACAGTAAATATCAGATGCCAAGTGCTCACGTCACTGTGTGTTCCATTTCATTACCCGTAGCTGAGAGAAAGAGGGATGTAGTGTTCCTGCTGGATGGTTCAGATGGCACTAGGAGCTCTTTCCCTGCGATGCGTGACTTTGTTGAGAGGATGGTGGAGAGACTCAATGTGTCTGAGAACAGAGACCGTGTGTCCGTGGTCCAGTACAGCAGAGATCCAGAGGCCCATTTCTATCTTAACACATACTCAGGAAAGGAGGACATACTTGACACGGTCAGGGGTCTGAGGCACAAAGGAGGCAGACCCCTCAACACGGTGGCAGCTCTGCAGTACGTAAGGGACAATGTATTCACTGCCTCCTCTGGAAGCAGAAGTGTAGAAGGTGTGCCCCAGTTACTGATTCTGCTGAGTGGTGGAAGGTCATCTGATAATGTTGACACGCCGGCCTCATCCCTGAAGGAGCTGGGAGTGCTTATCTTTGGGATAGGGTCAAGGAGCTCAGACAGCAGGGAACTCCAGAGGATCTCCCATGAGCCTAGTTATGCACTCTCAGTAAGTGACTTTGCTGACCTTCCCAGTGTCCAACAGCAGATTTTCAGCAACATTGACACAGTATTTGTAGAGGGCACGTCTACCACTCCCACGACGAtaggtaagaaaaaaaataaacatgcttccTCTACTTCCTCTCAGCTTTTATGTTTGTAGTGAGGTGTGCTTTACTCTACCTGTAGTTCTAATGAGTTGCAGAAGGAAAAGTATTTCTTCCTGAGTAGTAAAATTTTGCGGGAGTTGAGATGATATtgaaaaacacagaaagcaagATTAATAGCAAAGCATCTACTGTGTAATGCaatatggctttttttcttttttttttttttttttttttttccttaaatgtcCCCCATCTGTCCCATAACTCTTATTCCTTAGTTGAGGGACGTAGGCAGAGGAGAGATGTTGTCTTCCTGCTGGATGGATCGGATGGCACTAGGAATGGTTTCCCAGCAATGAAAGAGTTTGTGCAAAGAATGGTGGAGCGATTGGACATAGCTGAGAACAGAGATCGCGTTTCTGTGGTGCAATACAGCAGAGACCCGGAGGTCCATTTCTATCTTAACACATACATGACAAAGGAAGACATTCTCGACGGTGTCAGAGGTCTGAAGCATAAAGGAGGCAGACCCCTCTACACAGGGGCAGGTCTCCAGTACGTCAGAGACAATGTCTTTACTGCCTCCTCTGGCAGCAGGCGACTGGAGGGTGTGCCACAGATATTGGTTTTTCTTAGTGGGGGAAGGTCATCCGACAGTGTTGATGCAGC
This genomic stretch from Cyprinus carpio isolate SPL01 chromosome B9, ASM1834038v1, whole genome shotgun sequence harbors:
- the LOC122138489 gene encoding collagen alpha-3(VI) chain-like; this translates as MPSAHVTVCSISLPVAERKRDVVFLLDGSDGTRSSFPAMRDFVERMVERLNVSENRDRVSVVQYSRDPEAHFYLNTYSGKEDILDTVRGLRHKGGRPLNTVAALQYVRDNVFTASSGSRSVEGVPQLLILLSGGRSSDNVDTPASSLKELGVLIFGIGSRSSDSRELQRISHEPSYALSVSDFADLPSVQQQIFSNIDTVFVEGTSTTPTTIGKKKNKHASSTSSQLLCL